The Methanoplanus sp. FWC-SCC4 genome has a window encoding:
- a CDS encoding tRNA (N(6)-L-threonylcarbamoyladenosine(37)-C(2))-methylthiotransferase has product MDTLKNKKVHFETYGCTFNFADTEKLKEIATANGCEIVTAEEADAVCINSCTVVAQTQRAMLRAVNDYQGKEVYITGCMPVVQADELRDARPDIHIILPEDIYLHTERVGAITDEGVGVVQIGTGCLGGCAYCITRLARGRLRSFSEKSIINETKRLVSEGASEIQLTGQDVSAYGRDKGTDLSRLLHLMNEIEGDFAVRVGMMNPATVLPILKRLVPAFSLEKVFSFVHLPVQSGSDHVLSTMNRGYKGSDFVKIVDTFRTEIPDVRISTDFIVGYPTETDKEFEETLDILNITKPTKVNITRFSVREGTAAAEYKDFPDWVKKERSREMTIAANKIYDENNEKMIGRVIPVAVTEEKKAGSVIARDKSYNNIVIKESLPIGMKLDVKIVSHNRHYLIGEKTG; this is encoded by the coding sequence ATGGACACCCTCAAAAACAAAAAAGTACATTTTGAAACATACGGCTGTACATTCAATTTTGCAGACACTGAAAAACTAAAGGAGATTGCGACTGCAAACGGCTGTGAAATAGTAACGGCAGAGGAAGCTGATGCGGTTTGTATAAACTCCTGCACTGTCGTTGCACAGACACAAAGGGCGATGCTTCGCGCCGTAAACGACTATCAGGGAAAGGAGGTTTACATAACCGGATGCATGCCGGTTGTTCAGGCGGATGAATTAAGGGATGCACGACCCGACATTCACATAATACTCCCTGAGGACATCTACCTTCATACCGAAAGGGTTGGTGCAATAACGGATGAAGGCGTCGGAGTTGTCCAGATTGGAACCGGGTGCCTTGGAGGCTGTGCCTACTGTATAACAAGGCTTGCAAGGGGAAGACTCCGGAGCTTTTCAGAGAAGAGCATAATAAATGAGACAAAAAGACTTGTTTCTGAGGGTGCATCCGAAATCCAGCTTACAGGGCAGGATGTAAGTGCATATGGACGTGATAAGGGAACAGATCTTTCCAGACTGCTTCATTTAATGAATGAGATCGAGGGCGATTTTGCAGTACGTGTCGGGATGATGAACCCTGCAACCGTTCTTCCGATACTAAAAAGGCTTGTTCCGGCCTTTTCGCTTGAAAAAGTGTTCTCGTTTGTCCACCTGCCTGTGCAGTCGGGATCGGATCATGTGCTGTCAACCATGAACCGTGGCTATAAGGGCTCTGATTTTGTAAAGATCGTTGATACATTCAGGACTGAGATCCCTGATGTGAGGATATCAACCGACTTTATTGTCGGATACCCGACCGAGACCGATAAGGAGTTTGAAGAGACCCTTGACATCTTAAATATAACAAAGCCCACCAAGGTCAACATCACAAGATTTTCTGTGCGTGAAGGGACAGCTGCTGCAGAATACAAAGACTTTCCCGACTGGGTGAAAAAGGAAAGATCAAGGGAGATGACGATTGCCGCCAACAAAATCTATGATGAAAACAATGAAAAGATGATTGGCAGGGTCATCCCCGTAGCAGTTACAGAGGAGAAAAAGGCCGGCAGCGTAATTGCAAGGGACAAGTCATACAACAATATTGTGATAAAAGAGTCGCTTCCAATCGGAATGAAGCTTGATGTAAAAATTGTATCTCACAACAGACACTATCTGATAGGTGAAAAAACCGGCTGA